A genome region from Rhizophagus irregularis chromosome 14, complete sequence includes the following:
- a CDS encoding uncharacterized protein (SECRETED:cutsite_TFA-FK; SECRETED:prob_0.9167); SECRETED:SignalP(1-19): MKHMVFIIVSFFIFSKTFAFKSLVDCTDAPYFEPDYILFLSNNLVRLNSVGPAQTEYPGKIPCCLQQGMMLISDYTFKNESYQYTIIPKNKLLWVNGYTSTNILNSNDCSSGSLDCNTLYQGQYTYTRDDKIDPKKFFSPGEDITVEITMYGNCYYDNETICLSSCQYIADISYNPPK; the protein is encoded by the exons aTGAAGCACAtggtttttattattgtatcattttttatattttccaaAACTTTTGCTTTTAAATCTTTAGTAGATTGTACTG ATGCTCCTTACTTTGAACCCGattacattttatttctatCAAATAATCTTGTACGATTAAATTCAGTGGGACCAGCCCAAACAGAATATCCTGGTAAAATCCCATGTTGTTTGCAACAGGGGATGATGCTTATTAGTGATTATACGTTTAAAAATGAAAGTTACCAATATACTATTAtaccaaaaaataaacttttatggGTAAATGGATACACTAGCACAAATATCTTAAATTCGAATGATTGTTCAAGTGGAAGCCTTGATTGTAATACACTTTATCAAGGACAATATACTTACACGCGAGATGACAAAATTGatcccaaaaaatttttctctcCAGGAGAGGATATCACGGTGGAAATAACTATGTATGGTAATTGTTATTATGACAACGAAACGATTTGCTTATCGTCTTGTCAGTATATCGCTGACATATCTTATAATCCACCAAAATAA
- a CDS encoding uncharacterized protein (SECRETED:cutsite_SHG-CH; SECRETED:prob_0.9479); SECRETED:SignalP(1-23), giving the protein MNQKYFIISLLVFFFLYVEKSHGCHPSGAQITSCTEDCPQITNASFTRGKLNITVYTYPDYPPEAFGHFTFKDDQGHEWRFFKKPIFVNDHSCNHKGDYENNPYTSYWNFDSNQTPKETWFDIWLAVYVDCSLSPWGGAEIDCNSYNLHYRGWQP; this is encoded by the coding sequence ATGAATCAAAAgtactttattatttctttgcttgtattttttttcctttatgtTGAAAAGTCTCACGGGTGTCATCCTAGTGGAGCCCAGATTACTTCTTGCACTGAAGATTGTCCTCAGATTACCAATGCCAGTTTTACAAGAGGAAAACTCAATATAACAGTTTATACGTATCCAGATTATCCACCAGAAGCTTTCGGTCACTTTACCTTTAAAGATGATCAAGGTCATGAATGGAGATTTTTCAAGAAACCTATATTTGTTAATGACCATAGTTGTAACCATAAAGGTGATTATGAGAATAATCCATACACATCTTATTGGAATTTTGATTCAAACCAAACACCTAAGGAGACTTGGTTTGATATTTGGCTTGCAGTATATGTAGACTGTAGTCTTAGTCCCTGGGGTGGTGCGGAAATAGACTGTAATTCTTATAATTTACACTATCGAGGCTGGCAACCTTAA